In Clarias gariepinus isolate MV-2021 ecotype Netherlands chromosome 1, CGAR_prim_01v2, whole genome shotgun sequence, one DNA window encodes the following:
- the naa40 gene encoding N-alpha-acetyltransferase 40 yields the protein MGRKSNRAKEKKQRRLEERAAMDAVCAKVVAANKLEDPLSAFPVFKKYDRNGLNLEIECKRVTALTPITLEWAYELTRANVQTLYEQSEWGWKEREKREEMKDERAWYLLARDAESAPVAFSHFRFDVECGDEVLYCYELQLESKVRRKGLGKFLVQILQLIANSTQMKKVMLTVFKHNHGAYQFFREALQFEIDETSPSMSGCCGDEYSYEILSRRTKYGEVSGHAHAGSHCGGCCH from the exons AGAAAATCAAACAGAGCGAAGGAGAAGAAGCAGAGGAGACTTGAAGAAAGAGCAGCTATGGATGCTGTGTGCGCTAAAGTGGTTGCAGCCAATAAG CTTGAAGACCCTCTGTCGGCTTTTCCAGTGTTCAAGAAGTATGACCGAAACGG GTTAAATCTGGAGATTGAGTGCAAGCGGGTGACTGCACTGACTCCTATCACTTTGGAGTGGGCCTATGAGCTGACTAGAGCCAACGTACAGACACT ATATGAACAGAGCGAGTGGGGAtggaaggagagggagaagaggGAGGAGATGAAGGATGAGAGAGCATGGTATCTCCTGGCCCGCGATGCCGAATCAGCCCCTGTTGCTTTCTCTCATTTTCGATTTGATGTAGAATGTGGTGACGAGGTGTTATATTG TTATGAACTCCAGTTGGAGAGCAAGGTCAGGCGGAAAGGCCTGGGAAAGTTTCTTGTCCAGATCTTGCAGCTCATAGCCAACAG TACACAGATGAAAAAGGTCATGCTGACGGTTTTTAAACACAACCATGGAGCCTACCAGTTTTTTCGGGAGGCCTTACA ATTTGAGATCGACGAAACCTCGCCCAGCATGTCCGGATGCTGTGGAGATGAGTACTCTTACGAGATTTTGAGTCGACGGACGAAATATGGCGAGGTGTCGGGTCATGCGCATGCTGGCAGCCACTGTGGAGGCTGCTGCCATTAG